The DNA region GCTTTATCACTCGACGAGGGGGATGATTCGGAAACGGGCGCAGCGGGCTTCACTTCCGCTGTTTTTGCCACCGGGTCTTCCGGCTGCGCCTGCTTTTTCACTTCGGTTTCCTGAGGCGTCTGTTCTGGCGCGACAGCCTGATGTTCAGCGGTGGCTGGCGTCACGCCCTCGCGCTGCGCCTCGCTGCCCTTCACCACCGGATTATGGATGGTGTTCGCTTCATCGCTCGCTTTTTCAGGGTCGTTAACGCTATAGGAGCGCTTCATCGATTCCGCCGCTTCGCGCAGCTCATCCATTGACGCTTTCAGTTCTGGCGTCAGGTTATCCATGCTCGCCTTCTCAACCTTTTTCAGGCTTTCCTGAAATTCCTGCAGCTTAAGCTCCTGCGCCAGTTCATTCTGAACGGTCGATGCCAGCGATCTCAGCGCACGAACCCAGCCCGCAACGGTTTTCACTGCCACCGGCAGACGCTGCGGCCCCAATACAATCAGGCCA from Enterobacter chengduensis includes:
- the tatB gene encoding Sec-independent protein translocase protein TatB, which gives rise to MFDIGFSELLLVFVIGLIVLGPQRLPVAVKTVAGWVRALRSLASTVQNELAQELKLQEFQESLKKVEKASMDNLTPELKASMDELREAAESMKRSYSVNDPEKASDEANTIHNPVVKGSEAQREGVTPATAEHQAVAPEQTPQETEVKKQAQPEDPVAKTAEVKPAAPVSESSPSSSDKA